The following proteins are co-located in the Carassius carassius chromosome 39, fCarCar2.1, whole genome shotgun sequence genome:
- the LOC132121155 gene encoding ER lumen protein-retaining receptor 2-like gives MNIFRLTGDLSHLAAIIILLLKIWKTRSCAGISGKSQILFALVFTSRYLDLLTSFISLYNSTMKVIYIACAYATVYLIYVKFKATYDGNHDTFRVEFLVVPVGGLAFLVNHDFSVLEIMWTFSIYLESVSILPQLFMISKTGEAETITTHYLFFLGLYRALYLINWIWRFYFEGFFDMIAIVAGVVQTILYCDFFYLYVTKVLKGKKLSLPA, from the exons ATGAACATATTCAGACTGACGGGGGATCTGTCCCACTTAGCAGCCATCATCATCCTTCTGCTGAAGATATGGAAAACCAGGTCGTGTGCAG GAATCTCTGGGAAGAGTCAGATTCTCTTTGCCTTGGTGTTCACCAGCCGCTATCTGGACCTTCTCACGTCCTTCATCTCCTTGTACAACAGCACCATGAAG GTCATCTATATCGCATGTGCCTATGCCACGGTTTACCTGATATACGTCAAGTTCAAGGCCACGTATGATGGCAACCACGACACGTTCAGGGTGGAGTTCCTGGTCGTTCCAGTCGGCGGTCTGGCCTTCCTCGTCAACCATGACTTCTCTGTTTTGGAG ATCATGTGGACGTTCTCCATCTATCTGGAGTCCGTGTCCATCCTCCCACAGCTGTTCATGATCAGTAAGACGGGAGAAGCCGAGACCATCACCACGCACTACCTGTTCTTCCTCGGTCTCTATCGAGCCCTGTATCTCATCAACTGGATCTGGCGCTTCTACTTCGAAGGCTTCTTCGACATGATCGCCATCGTGGCCGGCGTCGTTCAGACAATCCTGTACTGTGATTTCTTTTACCTCTACGTGACAAAAG TGTTGAAAGGAAAGAAGCTGAGTCTGCCAGCGTAG